The Sedimentisphaera salicampi genome includes a region encoding these proteins:
- a CDS encoding efflux transporter outer membrane subunit yields MVKLLNIFLLFYVILIAGCTPRDYYSRERYAPDAPDKFVNQPESLSGANDEYEFFSGKWWEQFQDPETNRLVQTALKNNPSIKSAFSRVNQAKQNLNIQASQDWPYANLEMSASRGKDMPAYKTSDNLQAGLRINYLLDLFGKQAAGERAALERFLASRESRLSVMHSVVSSTVKLRALSVVASRQLGVSRQNARSWEKTAKTVERRYQNGVANVSEVHLAKQNLASVRAEIPDYEKQLKNYLYSLDIILGRPPGETQLKEDEIGLPEPAELAEIVPASLLDRRPDLRASRRRLAAAVQDLNVSIADMYPQISLTTSAGRLSEDFSGLLESKNSVYSIAANITQPLFEGGRLKAAVKYNKARVEELALEYSKSFLDALKEVETLLMQEKLYNIRLKNLNESLKQAKKAERSIKREYNSGLAAFTALLQAERRRRNTEFQVNYMTGQIWVNRCNLHLALGGNWEMGQDNKKTKRGGIDAK; encoded by the coding sequence ATGGTTAAACTATTGAACATATTTCTTCTTTTCTATGTGATTTTGATTGCCGGCTGCACGCCAAGAGATTATTACAGCAGAGAAAGATATGCACCTGATGCGCCGGATAAATTTGTAAACCAACCCGAAAGCCTCTCAGGTGCTAATGACGAATATGAGTTTTTTTCAGGCAAGTGGTGGGAACAGTTTCAAGACCCGGAGACTAACCGTTTGGTTCAAACGGCCTTAAAGAACAACCCAAGCATTAAATCGGCATTTTCAAGGGTTAATCAGGCAAAGCAAAATCTCAACATTCAGGCCTCTCAGGACTGGCCTTATGCAAATCTTGAGATGTCTGCATCAAGAGGGAAGGACATGCCGGCCTATAAAACTTCTGATAATCTGCAGGCGGGCCTGAGAATCAACTATTTACTCGATCTTTTCGGTAAGCAGGCAGCAGGAGAAAGAGCCGCTCTTGAGAGATTTTTGGCAAGCAGAGAAAGCAGGCTCTCTGTTATGCATTCGGTTGTTTCAAGCACGGTAAAATTAAGGGCGCTTTCAGTTGTGGCAAGCAGGCAGCTGGGGGTGAGCAGGCAAAATGCTCGAAGCTGGGAAAAAACCGCTAAGACAGTGGAAAGAAGATATCAGAATGGAGTAGCGAATGTATCTGAAGTTCATCTTGCAAAGCAGAACCTTGCATCTGTGAGGGCTGAGATACCTGATTATGAAAAACAGCTTAAAAACTATCTTTACTCGCTTGATATAATCCTCGGCCGCCCGCCCGGCGAAACCCAGCTGAAAGAGGATGAAATCGGGCTGCCCGAACCGGCAGAGCTTGCAGAGATAGTCCCCGCTTCGCTTCTCGATCGCAGACCTGATCTCAGAGCCAGCCGTCGCAGGCTCGCAGCGGCAGTTCAGGATTTAAATGTGAGCATCGCTGATATGTACCCGCAGATATCTCTTACAACTTCAGCGGGGAGGCTTTCTGAGGATTTTTCCGGCCTTTTAGAAAGCAAAAATTCTGTTTACTCCATCGCAGCTAATATTACTCAGCCTTTATTTGAAGGCGGAAGATTAAAGGCGGCTGTGAAATACAATAAGGCGAGAGTTGAAGAGCTTGCATTGGAGTATTCAAAATCCTTTCTCGACGCATTAAAAGAGGTTGAAACTCTGCTGATGCAGGAAAAACTCTACAACATTCGGCTTAAAAATCTTAACGAAAGCCTGAAACAGGCAAAAAAGGCTGAAAGAAGCATTAAGCGTGAATACAACTCCGGGCTTGCAGCTTTTACCGCCCTTCTACAGGCAGAAAGACGCAGACGGAATACGGAGTTTCAGGTTAATTATATGACAGGTCAGATTTGGGTGAACAGATGCAATCTTCACCTTGCCCTTGGTGGTAACTGGGAAATGGGTCAGGATAACAAAAAAACTAAGCGAGGCGGAATAGATGCAAAATAA
- a CDS encoding efflux RND transporter periplasmic adaptor subunit, with protein MQNNEKAVRPAAQAVIFLLILSAAGLGAYLIFKTRTKITPEKASKLVPAVETLVVKLEDRPVIVENYGNVVPETSSQIISEVPGKITRFDINKGEGFKKGKTLLEIDRRDYQIALETARASVAAAEVNLDKELAQADVAKREWRELHPDKEPANPLVFRIPQVNEAEAALESAKARLEKAKLDLNRTRISMPFNGILTEKLKEEGEYIAPGEPAGKVYSTEIFNVEVPLRDEDLQWFAVGGRNGGEVQVEAEFAGDKYSWLGRAARNAGRVNRGTRMVTVIVEIRKKGFEGSGLIPLPGMFVKARFIGDERENIAAVPSTAVHNMKEVWVANTEDQLEIRKVKVLRIDRKFAYISEGLKDGEKIITSMIDSPVEGMKINPAGSESKQSEQN; from the coding sequence ATGCAAAATAATGAAAAAGCCGTAAGGCCCGCTGCTCAGGCAGTTATATTTCTTCTGATACTTTCGGCAGCTGGTCTCGGGGCATATCTTATCTTTAAGACCCGGACGAAAATCACACCGGAAAAGGCTTCTAAATTAGTGCCGGCAGTGGAAACGTTGGTTGTAAAACTCGAAGACAGACCTGTGATTGTTGAAAATTACGGTAATGTTGTGCCGGAAACATCATCGCAAATCATAAGCGAGGTGCCTGGAAAGATTACCCGGTTCGATATAAACAAAGGCGAAGGCTTCAAGAAAGGCAAAACATTGCTTGAGATAGACCGGCGTGATTACCAAATCGCACTTGAAACAGCAAGGGCTTCCGTTGCAGCGGCAGAGGTGAATCTCGATAAGGAGCTTGCTCAGGCTGATGTAGCAAAAAGGGAATGGAGAGAGCTTCATCCAGATAAAGAGCCGGCTAACCCGCTTGTATTCAGGATTCCGCAGGTCAATGAGGCAGAAGCTGCTCTTGAAAGCGCAAAAGCACGGCTTGAAAAGGCCAAGCTCGATCTTAACAGAACGCGGATTTCAATGCCTTTCAATGGCATTCTCACAGAAAAACTTAAAGAAGAAGGTGAATATATAGCCCCGGGCGAACCTGCGGGGAAAGTTTATTCAACCGAAATTTTTAATGTTGAAGTGCCTTTGAGAGATGAAGACTTGCAGTGGTTTGCAGTTGGCGGGCGTAATGGAGGCGAAGTTCAGGTTGAGGCTGAATTTGCCGGGGATAAATACAGCTGGCTCGGGCGGGCTGCAAGAAATGCAGGAAGAGTTAATCGCGGCACGAGAATGGTAACTGTAATCGTGGAGATAAGAAAAAAAGGCTTTGAAGGCTCCGGACTAATACCTCTACCCGGGATGTTTGTAAAGGCAAGATTTATCGGAGATGAGAGAGAAAATATCGCAGCCGTGCCCAGCACAGCGGTTCATAATATGAAAGAGGTTTGGGTAGCAAACACTGAAGACCAGCTTGAAATCAGAAAAGTTAAAGTTCTTCGCATAGACAGAAAATTTGCATACATATCCGAAGGCCTGAAAGATGGGGAAAAAATAATCACCAGTATGATTGATTCCCCAGTGGAAGGTATGAAAATCAATCCGGCAGGCAGCGAAAGCAAACAATCGGAGCAGAATTGA
- a CDS encoding efflux RND transporter permease subunit, whose protein sequence is MDSKKGLISWFAGNHVAANLLMFVIIGGGIAASLTSNLEIFPDIDNKMITITVQYLGASPEEVETGICLPLEEAVSGLEDIKKVYSTASEGVGWVLVELEDFADTSEMLDEIKKEVDRIRTFPEEAEKPEISEVDQSDHIVTVMVYGNATQKSLRKIGEDVRDDLLDSEKITKCSIKGAPPYEISIEVSEKLLRKYNLTFSEISRVIAESSIDVPGGSIETGSGEILIRTQGQMYVGEEFEDIIVKTNKDGSFLRLSEIGKVIDGFEETPMITRFNGEPAVLVEVGRVGRQDAVDIAAAVNEYVEKNGSSLPAGIKMQTYNDYSVHLRSRLSLLLNNGRNGLILVFICLLISLNIRLSFWTTLGIPISFMGAMIILSFLGVSIDMLSLFAFIICLGIVVDDAIVVGENIHALHQKGVPASKAAVQGAKEMASPVTIAVLTTIVAFLPMMFTIGIMGRILRVIPIVVIAVLAISLVESLLILPAHLDASMKKTGRDRPGRLRNLIDKSYKKFSEGTFKRIIEKIISWRYVTMACGLFVLIITFAVIRAGYVKYTFFPSVDSDTVSVSIEMPVGTPSEKTRKAAAKVEKAGRKTASELNKSERDEKSMLRYITTIVGKSQIVDNSPGPQISDGSASSHLAVVEVELRSAEERSISSKEFVNRWRENVGLIPGLNSIKYNYTMQDAGEAVKIELGNRDFEKLKSSVEIFKKRIAQIPGVKDIKDNFEQGKREIKLSLSREGRDAGLTLADIAIQARQGFYGDEVQRIQRQKDEVRIMLRYPYEKRTTLRDIKNVMIKTPDSRQIPFETAVNIEYGRGYSQINRSNRQRTITVSADVDPLEANSQEVNNYIFSTILPNMKRDYPKLTYDVEGEQKSMNESMSSLGNGFIYAFFGIYALIAVQFRSYIQPVIVMSAIPFGIIGAVAGHLLMGFDLSLMSTFGIVALTGIVVNDSLILIDLINRERKNGLSLYQAVIDSAVSRLRPILLTTLTTFFGLVPMILEQSLQAQFLIPMAVSLAFGVLFATCITLILVPSLYMIIEDIYWSIFTAKNARKN, encoded by the coding sequence ATGGATTCAAAGAAAGGGCTGATAAGCTGGTTTGCAGGGAATCACGTTGCGGCTAATCTGCTTATGTTTGTGATAATAGGCGGAGGTATTGCAGCGTCCTTAACGAGCAATCTTGAGATATTCCCTGATATAGACAACAAGATGATAACAATAACTGTTCAGTATCTCGGAGCTTCACCTGAGGAGGTGGAAACAGGGATTTGCCTGCCATTAGAGGAGGCTGTTTCAGGGCTGGAAGACATAAAGAAGGTTTACTCAACCGCTTCTGAGGGGGTTGGCTGGGTGTTAGTAGAGCTGGAGGATTTTGCTGATACAAGCGAAATGCTCGATGAGATAAAAAAAGAGGTTGACCGCATAAGAACATTCCCTGAAGAGGCTGAAAAGCCTGAGATATCCGAGGTTGACCAGTCAGATCATATCGTAACTGTTATGGTTTACGGGAATGCAACCCAGAAATCGCTCAGAAAAATAGGCGAAGACGTTCGAGATGACCTTTTAGACAGCGAGAAGATTACCAAATGCAGCATTAAGGGCGCCCCGCCCTACGAAATTTCAATTGAAGTATCAGAAAAGTTGCTTCGAAAATACAACCTCACTTTCAGTGAAATCAGCAGAGTTATAGCGGAGTCTTCAATTGATGTACCGGGCGGTTCGATAGAAACCGGCAGCGGCGAAATTCTCATACGTACGCAAGGACAGATGTATGTTGGCGAGGAATTCGAAGATATTATCGTAAAGACCAACAAGGACGGCAGCTTTCTGCGGCTCTCAGAGATCGGCAAAGTGATAGACGGCTTTGAAGAAACTCCTATGATAACAAGATTCAACGGAGAGCCTGCTGTACTCGTGGAGGTAGGCAGAGTGGGAAGGCAGGATGCTGTTGATATAGCTGCCGCAGTTAATGAATACGTTGAGAAAAACGGAAGCTCTCTGCCAGCCGGCATAAAGATGCAAACTTACAACGACTATTCAGTGCATCTGCGATCTCGGCTGAGCCTCCTGCTTAACAACGGACGAAACGGCCTGATTCTTGTATTCATCTGCCTTCTGATCTCGCTCAATATCCGGCTCTCCTTCTGGACAACCCTCGGGATACCAATCTCATTTATGGGGGCGATGATCATTTTGTCTTTTCTGGGTGTATCGATAGATATGCTCTCTCTGTTTGCTTTTATAATATGCCTTGGAATTGTCGTTGACGATGCTATTGTTGTAGGCGAGAATATCCATGCGCTCCATCAGAAAGGAGTACCTGCCTCTAAGGCCGCTGTACAAGGCGCAAAAGAGATGGCGAGCCCTGTTACGATAGCCGTTTTGACCACCATTGTAGCATTCCTGCCTATGATGTTTACTATTGGGATCATGGGACGAATCCTCAGGGTTATACCAATTGTGGTTATAGCAGTTCTTGCAATATCTCTGGTGGAGTCTTTGCTTATCCTGCCTGCTCATCTTGATGCTTCTATGAAAAAGACCGGCAGAGACCGCCCGGGAAGGCTCAGAAATCTTATAGATAAATCCTACAAAAAATTCTCCGAAGGGACTTTCAAAAGGATTATTGAAAAAATTATAAGCTGGCGATACGTTACCATGGCCTGCGGATTGTTTGTTTTGATCATTACATTTGCAGTAATAAGGGCAGGCTATGTAAAATACACTTTCTTTCCTTCAGTTGATTCGGATACCGTAAGCGTTTCGATAGAAATGCCCGTGGGAACGCCATCTGAGAAAACCCGAAAGGCCGCTGCAAAAGTTGAAAAAGCCGGCAGAAAAACTGCCTCAGAACTAAACAAATCTGAAAGAGATGAGAAATCAATGCTCAGATACATCACAACGATTGTGGGCAAGTCTCAGATAGTTGACAATTCGCCCGGGCCTCAGATATCAGACGGGTCTGCATCATCTCATCTTGCTGTTGTGGAAGTTGAGCTTCGTAGTGCTGAAGAGAGGAGTATTTCCTCGAAAGAATTTGTGAACAGATGGCGGGAAAATGTAGGTCTGATACCCGGACTGAATTCGATTAAATACAACTACACAATGCAGGATGCAGGGGAGGCAGTGAAAATAGAGCTTGGAAACAGGGATTTTGAAAAACTCAAATCTTCTGTTGAGATTTTCAAAAAACGAATAGCTCAAATCCCGGGGGTAAAGGACATTAAAGACAACTTTGAGCAAGGCAAAAGAGAAATTAAACTTTCTCTGTCTCGTGAAGGGAGGGACGCAGGGCTCACCCTTGCAGATATTGCCATTCAGGCGAGACAGGGATTTTACGGCGATGAGGTTCAGAGGATTCAAAGGCAGAAGGATGAAGTTCGGATTATGCTTAGGTATCCATACGAGAAAAGAACCACTCTTAGGGATATTAAGAATGTGATGATTAAAACCCCCGACTCAAGACAGATACCCTTTGAAACTGCTGTCAATATCGAATACGGCAGAGGCTATTCGCAAATCAACCGCTCAAACAGGCAGCGTACTATCACTGTAAGCGCAGATGTTGACCCGCTTGAGGCAAACTCGCAGGAGGTTAATAACTACATATTCAGCACAATCCTTCCTAATATGAAAAGAGATTACCCCAAACTCACCTACGATGTGGAGGGAGAGCAGAAATCGATGAATGAGAGTATGTCGAGCCTTGGAAACGGATTCATTTACGCATTTTTCGGCATCTATGCACTCATAGCAGTTCAGTTCAGGAGCTATATTCAGCCGGTAATTGTAATGAGTGCAATCCCGTTTGGGATTATAGGCGCTGTTGCAGGGCATTTGCTTATGGGATTCGATTTGTCCCTTATGAGCACTTTCGGAATAGTTGCCCTTACAGGAATTGTGGTAAATGATTCGCTTATACTCATAGACCTTATCAACAGAGAAAGAAAAAACGGTTTGAGTCTTTATCAGGCTGTTATAGATTCTGCTGTGAGCAGACTCCGCCCTATCCTGCTGACCACATTAACCACCTTTTTCGGCCTTGTTCCAATGATTCTTGAACAGTCCCTTCAAGCACAATTCTTGATTCCAATGGCCGTGAGTCTCGCTTTCGGCGTCCTGTTTGCTACTTGCATCACCTTGATACTTGTCCCGTCGCTGTATATGATAATTGAGGATATATATTGGTCTATTTTTACGGCGAAAAATGCGCGAAAAAATTAG
- a CDS encoding NfeD family protein, whose amino-acid sequence MDWLSNFTDPFFLWMVAGIVLIFLEFSFPGFIVVFFGIGAILTAVITQLLSGFVTVSFTAQMIMFTVFSVLSLIFLRKYAKRMFYGDQKSGGLNDFNEDDFTGKIVKVAKDIKPGVTGKVEFQGSTWNASSKERIKAGEYAEIISHDNLTLKVKRCVEE is encoded by the coding sequence ATGGATTGGCTGAGCAATTTTACAGATCCCTTTTTTCTTTGGATGGTAGCGGGGATAGTTCTGATTTTTCTGGAGTTCTCTTTCCCCGGATTTATCGTAGTGTTTTTCGGTATAGGGGCAATTCTAACAGCAGTAATCACTCAGCTGCTTTCCGGATTTGTTACAGTAAGCTTCACTGCGCAGATGATAATGTTCACAGTCTTTTCAGTACTGAGCCTTATTTTCCTGAGAAAATACGCCAAGCGAATGTTTTACGGCGACCAGAAAAGCGGCGGCCTGAACGACTTTAATGAAGACGATTTTACCGGCAAGATTGTAAAGGTTGCAAAAGATATTAAACCTGGTGTTACAGGCAAAGTTGAATTTCAGGGCAGCACATGGAACGCTTCAAGCAAGGAGCGTATAAAAGCCGGCGAATATGCTGAAATAATCTCGCACGATAACCTCACTCTGAAGGTAAAAAGGTGCGTAGAAGAATAA
- a CDS encoding SPFH domain-containing protein, with protein sequence MVNQIIIADVSTGGLLAFLFGILVVIALIKTARVVPQKTAFIIETLGKYKKTLSAGFHILIPFIDKVAYKHTLKEQAIDVPPQQCITKDNIAVEVDGVLYLRVIDAVKASYGIDNYHFASIQLAQTTMRSVIGKLELDKTFEVREEINQTIVDAVDKASDPWGVKVTRYEVKNIIPPQSIKDAMEKQMRAEREKRAMIAESEGQRQAKINRAEGVKQESISLSEGEKMKRINEAAGRASEIKLVAKATSEGLKMISTAINEPGGSDAVNLRIAEQYIGEFGRLAKTNNTMIIPSDLADISGFIKTASEVVKNQNFTPKNSDNQQNQRNRTSKKSSSEGENQG encoded by the coding sequence ATGGTGAATCAGATTATAATAGCAGATGTCTCCACAGGCGGATTACTTGCTTTCCTATTCGGAATTCTGGTCGTTATTGCCCTTATCAAGACAGCAAGGGTTGTTCCCCAGAAAACCGCATTCATAATTGAAACCCTTGGAAAGTACAAAAAAACCCTCAGTGCCGGTTTCCATATTCTTATTCCGTTTATCGATAAGGTTGCATACAAGCATACCCTCAAAGAGCAGGCGATTGACGTGCCCCCACAGCAGTGCATTACTAAAGATAATATTGCCGTTGAGGTAGATGGGGTGCTTTATCTGAGGGTTATCGATGCAGTAAAGGCATCTTACGGAATTGATAATTATCATTTTGCCTCCATCCAGCTTGCCCAGACAACCATGCGAAGCGTTATAGGCAAATTAGAGCTCGACAAAACCTTTGAGGTTCGTGAGGAGATAAATCAGACAATTGTTGATGCAGTTGACAAAGCCTCCGACCCTTGGGGAGTGAAGGTTACAAGATATGAAGTGAAGAATATCATTCCGCCCCAGAGCATTAAAGATGCTATGGAAAAGCAGATGCGAGCTGAGCGAGAGAAGAGGGCTATGATAGCTGAGTCTGAAGGTCAGCGGCAGGCTAAAATCAATCGTGCTGAAGGTGTAAAGCAAGAGTCTATAAGCCTCAGTGAAGGTGAGAAAATGAAGCGAATCAATGAGGCTGCCGGAAGGGCTTCCGAGATCAAGCTCGTTGCTAAAGCCACATCCGAAGGTCTTAAGATGATTTCTACTGCAATCAACGAACCCGGCGGTTCTGATGCTGTTAACCTTCGTATTGCTGAGCAGTATATAGGGGAATTCGGCAGGCTCGCCAAAACTAACAACACAATGATAATACCAAGCGACCTTGCAGATATTTCAGGATTTATCAAAACTGCTTCAGAAGTGGTTAAAAACCAAAATTTTACTCCGAAAAATTCAGATAACCAGCAGAACCAAAGAAACAGAACCTCAAAGAAGAGCAGCTCAGAGGGCGAAAATCAAGGATAA
- a CDS encoding radical SAM protein, with product MARKRVIIDCYTDEPAGLGVPPFLGTHPRIVFGELKGKAEYLTIDDLRIFSAQIKLTSSKLDPPTAKTRIDLLNRTRSPEKAKQLLSSADQIIVVAGLQTPGKYLSAQPAGLKEISKLLKPLKATKILTGPAASIGTQQMGGFAAELPDRGIFDHIREYKFADYREMQPAFTKGADVLKQITAERIIEIETGRGCSRQSGCSFCTEPLKQQLCWREPDLIIEEVKKLTQNGAARFRLGKQSCIYSYMKSSPEKLEQLLSGIKALEPSVFHIDNANPAFVTKELTELFVKYLTPGSTAAMGAETFDPEVYRLNNLNSSPENTLQAIEIINECGRSYGDNGMPALLPGINILLGLEGESERTLELNFQALKDMLKKDLFVRRINIRQVVPFPGTRLYEVAGDRYLRKNKHLYSAWSRKIREEIDLPMLEKIFPEGHRLYGLLAETHEGNVTFLRHPGSYPIIVGVRQRLELGRFYDVKVTGHMLRSLTGELI from the coding sequence ATGGCAAGAAAAAGAGTAATCATAGACTGTTATACCGACGAACCTGCCGGTCTTGGGGTGCCTCCATTTTTAGGTACGCATCCAAGGATAGTTTTCGGAGAGCTTAAAGGTAAAGCGGAATATCTCACAATAGACGATTTGAGAATTTTTTCTGCGCAAATCAAGCTAACTTCCAGCAAACTCGATCCTCCAACAGCTAAAACACGAATTGATCTTTTAAACCGAACCAGAAGCCCTGAAAAAGCGAAACAGCTGCTCAGCTCTGCAGATCAGATTATTGTTGTTGCAGGCCTGCAAACTCCGGGCAAATACCTCTCAGCCCAGCCTGCCGGACTCAAAGAAATTTCAAAACTGTTAAAACCCCTCAAGGCCACCAAAATACTCACAGGCCCTGCCGCTTCAATCGGTACTCAGCAAATGGGCGGATTTGCTGCTGAGCTGCCTGATAGAGGGATATTCGATCATATTCGTGAATATAAATTTGCTGACTACAGAGAAATGCAGCCCGCTTTCACAAAAGGGGCAGATGTTCTCAAACAAATAACTGCTGAAAGAATTATCGAAATAGAAACTGGCAGAGGGTGCTCACGTCAGAGCGGCTGTTCTTTCTGCACCGAGCCTCTCAAGCAGCAGCTCTGTTGGAGGGAGCCTGATCTGATTATTGAAGAGGTTAAAAAATTAACACAAAACGGTGCAGCGCGCTTCAGGCTCGGCAAGCAGTCCTGCATTTACAGCTATATGAAATCAAGCCCCGAAAAGTTAGAGCAGCTTCTCTCAGGAATAAAGGCTCTCGAGCCTTCGGTTTTTCATATTGACAATGCCAACCCTGCTTTTGTAACCAAAGAGCTTACTGAGCTTTTTGTTAAATATCTAACACCCGGCAGCACTGCTGCAATGGGCGCAGAAACATTTGACCCTGAGGTTTACCGCCTCAATAACCTAAACAGCTCTCCTGAGAATACCCTTCAAGCGATAGAGATAATTAACGAATGCGGGCGGAGTTATGGAGATAATGGAATGCCCGCACTCCTGCCCGGGATTAATATTCTGCTCGGCCTTGAAGGCGAATCGGAGCGAACGCTTGAGCTGAACTTTCAAGCCCTAAAAGATATGCTCAAGAAAGATCTGTTCGTTCGCAGGATAAACATAAGGCAGGTTGTTCCGTTCCCGGGAACAAGGCTCTATGAAGTGGCTGGGGATAGATATCTTCGGAAAAACAAACACCTTTACTCCGCATGGAGTCGAAAAATTCGAGAAGAAATAGACCTTCCAATGCTCGAGAAAATTTTCCCCGAAGGCCATAGATTATACGGCCTTCTTGCAGAAACCCATGAGGGAAACGTAACATTTTTGCGGCATCCGGGCAGCTACCCGATAATCGTAGGCGTAAGGCAGAGATTAGAGCTCGGCCGTTTTTATGATGTTAAAGTTACCGGCCATATGCTCAGAAGCCTTACCGGAGAGCTGATTTGA
- a CDS encoding 7-carboxy-7-deazaguanine synthase QueE, which translates to MKISEIFYSIQGEGRLAGVPSLFIRTAGCPVNCPWCDTDYAKSFDAGEEMSVAQILRRADARDGSNVVITGGEPLIQEDLADLCYGLRAISPHITLETSGILPAGDLAVDLMSISPKLSNAQNDEEKNFEHFYPEIISGLIEEYSSQIKFVVSDLQDVLEAGRAVKEISAVGRADLMLMPMASTFEEYQLKAPEVAQYCLGFGYTFCPRLQLVLFGGGKGA; encoded by the coding sequence ATGAAAATCAGTGAAATATTCTATTCTATCCAAGGGGAAGGGCGTCTTGCAGGTGTTCCATCGCTGTTTATTCGCACAGCAGGCTGCCCGGTGAACTGCCCTTGGTGCGACACTGATTACGCCAAATCCTTTGATGCAGGTGAAGAGATGAGCGTTGCTCAAATTCTTCGCCGAGCTGATGCAAGAGATGGCAGCAATGTAGTTATCACTGGAGGCGAGCCGTTAATACAGGAGGATTTAGCTGATCTGTGCTACGGTCTCCGAGCAATCAGCCCGCATATTACCTTGGAAACAAGCGGGATACTGCCGGCAGGTGATCTGGCAGTGGATCTTATGAGCATAAGCCCGAAGCTTAGCAACGCACAGAACGATGAAGAAAAAAACTTCGAGCATTTCTACCCCGAGATTATCTCAGGTTTGATAGAGGAGTATTCCTCTCAGATAAAATTCGTAGTATCTGATTTACAGGATGTGCTTGAAGCCGGCAGGGCAGTGAAAGAGATTTCGGCGGTTGGGAGGGCAGATTTGATGCTTATGCCAATGGCTTCTACATTTGAAGAATATCAGCTCAAGGCTCCTGAAGTGGCTCAATACTGCCTTGGTTTTGGATACACCTTTTGCCCGCGTCTGCAGCTGGTTTTATTCGGCGGCGGAAAAGGGGCTTAA